Part of the Henckelia pumila isolate YLH828 chromosome 2, ASM3356847v2, whole genome shotgun sequence genome is shown below.
TGTTCTGATGTGAGTGATCATCAGGTAGATTTTCTGCTATAACCGTGCGTAACTGCGTGATAAAATAACGATCAAACTAACACCTGTTTGCATAAAAATTCTCAACTAATTTTAAATACTCATCACTTGTTTTTATCAAATTAACATGTGTTAATTTGGTTACATGTGTATACCTGCAGCTCCTCTTTCTCTTTCTCAGTAAAGGGCTGTTTTCGTTTCACCTTCTTCCCATCATGGCTTACAATCTAATCAACAAACACCACGGTCACGTTACGACGTATACTAAAACAATGTGTTGCTTCATATCATGGTCGGAAAACCAACCAGTTTCGAAGAGGAACGGAGAGATTCTGCCATGATTTGGTGGCTGACATTCAAGGATTTGAGTTTCTTTGTCGACGAAATGATGTTCATTGGAACTGTTAGAAAATGCACATCATCAtttattgattttattcatCAGACGATATATAACACAttgaaactaaaaaaaaaaattgtcgtAAAATGTCCTCACCGAAGCCTTCGGGATCTTTGTTGACATGTTTCACAAAGGATTCATTGGCTAGCAAGCTCATGTCACTAAATTGATATTCCACCTGATGTAATACATGCAACAAATACAAATGTAAATTTTTACTCTGAAAGCATTCTTATAATGAGGATATATAATAAGAATTGATTGCATATGGATTATTAAGAAAACATGTAATGCGTGTTATAATATTTCATTTCAATGCAAGAAGTATATATACTTGTTTTATAATCTTCTTCTTGAGCTCCTCGGAGATGGCGGCGTTGTTTTCCTTTTCACGGTGTTGTGGCAGAGCACCGGCGGCCATCTTCGCCGCCGCCTTGACATTGGGCTTCTGGTCGGAAACCAATGGGACATTACAGGTTTCTTGACCCGCAGCAACGTAAATCCAACTCCCGCCACTACTGTTCCCATCAATATACGGCAGACAAGGGAAGAAATACCCCATCATGGACACCTCCGCCGGCTGCAACCTCGGCACAAACTCCGGCGCCGCCGCGTTGAATTTGAACGTGCCGCCGCCGATCATTCCCTCCCCCTTGGCCTCCTCCTCATACGCATCGGCGAAAACCTGGAGATCGTCCCCGATATCAACACCTTTCTTCATGACCAGTTGCGCCATTTTTCTTTCttccttttatttttaattaataaagaaaACAAAAGGGTTGTGAAATGATTCCTTGAATCTGTTCTCGGAACATTTAATGTGATGAATTGTTCGCAGTGGTGGGATTATTAAAGCAAACACGTCGAGGGAGTGGCTTGCGTGTATGGGAttttcaccattgtttttggcagtgaaaaaatgaagaagaattGATGTTTTCTCCTGAATTTTAGTGAGTGAGTGATTGAATTCAACGGGGAGAATGAATATTGTTTACTGGTTTAATTTCTCTTTACGTATTGACGGTGGTATTTCTTGGGTTTGACCAAATATGTTTTTCAAAGGTTCGGAGAATACGAGGTCTCAAATACACACGTGGCAGTTATCTTCCATTAGGTAATATTATTTGAGGTGGGCTTTTGTCGATATTAAAGTTATTGGGCCCGAACCATTAAAAACATATGTGGGTGGTTAAAATTCGATTACGTGATCCATTAGAGTTGATGTATACaatgatttattttataaaGATCTTATTTAAGATGTTAACTTCCAATAGTCTATGTATTACATTCAAAGCAATCCAAACCAAGTAGTGAAAATAAAGCAATTGTGTGACTTAGGGGACTAAACGAATCCAGGGccgattttaataatttttgggTTTGAGTTCATCTTTAAAAAAAGGCCTCTAATTCATAATGTatgttaatatttattttagttgCATAAAAATTTTTCGAATTAAATCAATATATTAaagacaataaaaaaaaattaaacacg
Proteins encoded:
- the LOC140877766 gene encoding la-related protein 6C-like isoform X2, translating into MAQLVMKKGVDIGDDLQVFADAYEEEAKGEGMIGGGTFKFNAAAPEFVPRLQPAEVSMMGYFFPCLPYIDGNSSGGSWIYVAAGQETCNVPLVSDQKPNVKAAAKMAAGALPQHREKENNAAISEELKKKIIKQVEYQFSDMSLLANESFVKHVNKDPEGFVPMNIISSTKKLKSLNVSHQIMAESLRSSSKLIVSHDGKKVKRKQPFTEKEKEELQLRTVIAENLPDDHSHQNIEKIFNVVGSIKAIRICQPQDPNASRSSKGDLVISNKLHALVEYENHRTAEKAAEKLNDERNWREGMRVRVMLRRSPKSVLKNRKSEFEGYLDHDEGSMSHEEDSSSRANVTESFEAEESSAGSKKIWAKNRAKTKPRSQLQTARSLPTTNSSSSCSFLGEISGRQNTKGPRMPDGTRGFTMGRGKPLSIPVHSS
- the LOC140877766 gene encoding la-related protein 6C-like isoform X1; translation: MAQLVMKKGVDIGDDLQVFADAYEEEAKGEGMIGGGTFKFNAAAPEFVPRLQPAEVSMMGYFFPCLPYIDGNSSGGSWIYVAAGQETCNVPLVSDQKPNVKAAAKMAAGALPQHREKENNAAISEELKKKIIKQVEYQFSDMSLLANESFVKHVNKDPEGFVPMNIISSTKKLKSLNVSHQIMAESLRSSSKLIVSHDGKKVKRKQPFTEKEKEELQLRTVIAENLPDDHSHQNIEKIFNVVGSIKAIRICQPQDPNASRSSKGDLVISNKVKRGGLEIIVDGSLNVIKTLFPLCLSDLLISLQLHALVEYENHRTAEKAAEKLNDERNWREGMRVRVMLRRSPKSVLKNRKSEFEGYLDHDEGSMSHEEDSSSRANVTESFEAEESSAGSKKIWAKNRAKTKPRSQLQTARSLPTTNSSSSCSFLGEISGRQNTKGPRMPDGTRGFTMGRGKPLSIPVHSS